The following DNA comes from Rhineura floridana isolate rRhiFlo1 chromosome 18, rRhiFlo1.hap2, whole genome shotgun sequence.
TGGTATCTCCAAGCTTACCTGGGAGGTTGGCCATACTTCTGTAGCTGAGCTGTCAGGTCACTGATTGAGCAAgcagaaggccccagcttcaaCCTCCAGTTAATGGATGATACCAGGTAGCAGAACTGGGAAATTTCCagcagagctgctgcctgtcaagagtagacagtactgagttggaCCAGAGGCTTGCTGGTCCAAGAGACTCTTAAAAAAACATGACGCTGTGTGTACAGAATGCTTAGATTCCTGTTTGAGATAAGGGTTAAGGGGATGAGTCAAATACCACGGATAAAGTGGGGGTTTTCAAGGAAGGATTTGATCAGGCTCCATCCTTGAAGCATCTTTTGCAGCATCCTGTAACCCACCAGGCGCCTCTGATCTATCAAGCACCATCCCTTAGTTCAATGATGGACTGCAAGAGGGTGAGCAGAGTGCAATTAAATCCTGTCAAGGAAGAGGTGCTGTTGATCAGGAGGTTTACCGGTCCAGGGATAGAATGTTGGCCTGTTAATGTAAGAGCATCAGAAgacctggatcagaccaaaggcccatctagtccagtaaccTGTTTCTGGGAAACCTGTAAGCAGGGCATGAGTGCAGAGAGCCCTCTCCTGCTGCCTTTCCCTGGCAACTGGTACTCACAGGCACCGGGGATGCAttgtggatggggttgcactccccttcagAGATCATATCCACCAGCTTGGGAGTACTCTGGTCTTGTTACTAGCTGTTCAGTTATCAGCTGTGGCGAGGAGTACTCCGGGGCTGACATTGTAAGACATTTGCTGAGATCCACTGCTGGCCCTCTTGGTGCTGCTGTGCGTCTGCCTCCTCACCGTTggtgcctgttcacctgctgtcTCCAGACAAAATATTCTAGGGCAAGGGgagggagcctcaggcccagaggcaaaatgtagccctcccaggccacaccttcaGGCCACGCCttgcatcacatcctcaagtgtCTTTGCCTGTTTGCTGCTTGttggtctggatggaggacagagaggggtgtgggaaGGTGTGCAGAAGTTAGCCTGCTGTAAAATTTATAGtcgttgctttgcccactttcgCCTCTGGCCTCACTGggcactggcacgtggcccctaAAAGGGTGCTCAGCATGGAATTCAGCCCtgaggctgaaaagggttcccccccccaagctaatTGTAACTTCTTATCTGTTTGTCACCAATTTGATGCAGAGGTTTGAGGCTCTTTGTTTCAGCGTtgtatttcttaaaaaaagcagGGCCCTTCGCACAAAGCAACTGACAGACGCCCTTCAAAGAAGCTAAAATGTGACAAGAGAAGTCTGGCAAAACTGGAGATACAAGGAGCCAGCATCTGTGGGAGCTCAAAATGGTCGGCTGATAAAGCCACCTCGGAAGTGAATTTGCCCAGCCTCAGGATGATGCTACAAAGCGAAGGGAAAGAGATGCCAAAGATCCAAGGGGATGACCTCAGCGTGGAACCTTTGGCACCAGGCACCGACAGCAAATTTCCAAGGGCTGATGGTGAAGCTGTCTTCCAACCGCAGGTACAgaatgtggaggaggaggaggaggaggtggagtcaggggaagaggagagctGCGGAGCTGGGCTGTCAGACGAGTCTGAGATGGAACCAGATGTGCCAAACCCAGGAGTAGAGTTGGATAACAGCGTCTTCTTGAACGAGGACAGCAACCAACCACTGCCGGTGGACCGATTCTTTGGCAGTGTGGCATTTATGCAGGTAGGCAGAAGAAAACCTGGggtgaaggctgcaaccctaaatcTACTTATCAAGGAGGAAACCctgctattatttattatcataTTATTAAACACCTCCCACCCAAAAGAGCCCCGGGCTGCAAACaacaaaactattttttaaaaaaattaaaaccgtCACACATCCTCCCAGCTAATGATTTCAAGGGTAttttttcagccatcaaatgtctgggtgaacaggaatgtcttTAAATTCTTCCTGAATGTTTAATAATTAGGGCCGGCATTTCATAAACGGAGAATGGGGAATTGTTATGGGGAAGGCCATGTCATGGGCCGTTGGCATTTTGGGACGTTTATTCGTTTAAAAGCATCTCTGACtgctttatattttttaaaaaactctaagcagtgtaaaaaaataacattaacaataaaacagtataaaagacATTCAGAAATAACAGGGTCctatcttatgggtcagggaaaccTGGGCAAAAAAATGtcacaagacatctgaag
Coding sequences within:
- the C18H1orf174 gene encoding UPF0688 protein C1orf174 homolog isoform X1, with the translated sequence MRARRQGPSHKATDRRPSKKLKCDKRSLAKLEIQGASICGSSKWSADKATSEVNLPSLRMMLQSEGKEMPKIQGDDLSVEPLAPGTDSKFPRADGEAVFQPQVQNVEEEEEEVESGEEESCGAGLSDESEMEPDVPNPGVELDNSVFLNEDSNQPLPVDRFFGSVAFMQDLPAAPLSRPTASRREFRKGHFIAKEDDEEEEEVI
- the C18H1orf174 gene encoding UPF0688 protein C1orf174 homolog isoform X2, with amino-acid sequence MRARRGPSHKATDRRPSKKLKCDKRSLAKLEIQGASICGSSKWSADKATSEVNLPSLRMMLQSEGKEMPKIQGDDLSVEPLAPGTDSKFPRADGEAVFQPQVQNVEEEEEEVESGEEESCGAGLSDESEMEPDVPNPGVELDNSVFLNEDSNQPLPVDRFFGSVAFMQDLPAAPLSRPTASRREFRKGHFIAKEDDEEEEEVI